Proteins encoded by one window of Acetivibrio thermocellus ATCC 27405:
- a CDS encoding phosphoglycerate kinase, producing MAMMNKKTIEDIDVKGKKVIVRVDFNVPLDENRKITDDKRIVGALPTIKYLVEHGAKTILVSHLGRPKEGFEEKYSMAPTAVRLGELLGKEVIMAKDVIGPDAKAKAAALKEGEVLMLENVRFHKEETKNDPAFAKELASMAEIYVNDAFGTAHRAHASTAGLADYLPAVCGYLIQKEIEVMGKALSNPERPFVAILGGAKVSDKIGVIENLIDKVDTLIIGGGMAYTFFKAKGYSIGTSLCEDDKVELAKSLMDKAEKKGVKLLLPVDNVVGKEFSNDTERKTVPSDQIPDGWMGMDIGEETIKLYSEAIKNAKTVVWNGPMGVFEFSNFANGTREVARAVAESGAISIIGGGDSAAAIEQLGFADKITHISTGGGASLEFLEGKVLPGIDVLMDK from the coding sequence ATGGCAATGATGAACAAGAAAACCATTGAGGATATTGACGTAAAAGGTAAAAAGGTTATAGTCAGGGTTGATTTTAATGTGCCTTTGGACGAAAACAGAAAGATTACCGATGACAAGAGAATAGTTGGTGCGCTTCCAACCATCAAGTATCTGGTTGAACACGGTGCAAAAACTATATTGGTTTCACACCTGGGAAGACCAAAAGAAGGTTTTGAGGAAAAGTACAGCATGGCTCCGACTGCCGTAAGATTGGGAGAACTTCTTGGAAAAGAAGTAATAATGGCGAAAGATGTTATTGGTCCTGATGCAAAGGCAAAAGCAGCGGCATTAAAAGAAGGAGAAGTTTTAATGCTCGAAAATGTCAGATTCCACAAGGAAGAGACTAAAAACGATCCTGCTTTTGCAAAAGAATTGGCAAGCATGGCTGAAATTTATGTAAATGATGCGTTCGGAACTGCCCACAGAGCCCACGCTTCAACGGCAGGTCTTGCCGACTATCTGCCGGCGGTATGCGGATACCTCATCCAAAAGGAAATTGAGGTTATGGGCAAGGCTCTGTCAAATCCTGAAAGACCGTTTGTGGCAATATTGGGCGGTGCCAAGGTTTCAGACAAAATAGGCGTTATTGAGAACCTTATTGACAAAGTTGACACTCTTATAATCGGCGGAGGTATGGCATATACCTTCTTTAAAGCAAAGGGATACAGCATAGGAACATCCCTGTGTGAAGATGATAAAGTTGAGCTTGCAAAGAGCCTTATGGATAAAGCAGAGAAAAAGGGAGTAAAACTCTTGCTTCCTGTGGACAATGTTGTAGGCAAAGAGTTCAGCAATGATACAGAACGCAAGACTGTTCCGTCTGACCAGATTCCGGACGGATGGATGGGTATGGACATCGGTGAGGAAACAATCAAGTTGTATTCTGAGGCAATCAAGAATGCCAAAACCGTGGTATGGAACGGTCCTATGGGCGTATTTGAGTTCTCCAACTTTGCCAACGGTACAAGGGAAGTTGCAAGAGCGGTTGCCGAGTCCGGAGCAATTTCAATAATCGGAGGCGGAGATTCTGCCGCAGCTATAGAACAGCTTGGTTTTGCCGATAAGATTACCCACATTTCAACCGGAGGCGGCGCGTCTTTGGAGTTTCTTGAAGGAAAAGTATTGCCGGGAATTGATGTATTAATGGATAAATAA
- the tpiA gene encoding triose-phosphate isomerase — MSRKVIAAGNWKMNKTPKEAVEFVQALKGRVADADTEVVVGVPFVCLPGVVEAAKGSNIKVAAQNMHWEEKGAFTGEVSGPMLAELGVDYVIIGHSERRQYFGETDETVNKKVHAAFKYGLKPIICVGESLTQREQGVTAELVRYQVKIALLGLSAEQVKEAVIAYEPIWAIGTGKTATNEQAEEVCGIIRECIKELYGQDVAEAIRIQYGGSVNAANAAELFNMPNIDGGLVGGASLKLDDFEKIAKYNK, encoded by the coding sequence ATGAGTAGAAAAGTTATTGCAGCCGGAAACTGGAAAATGAACAAAACACCGAAGGAAGCCGTTGAGTTCGTACAGGCTTTAAAAGGAAGAGTGGCAGATGCCGATACCGAAGTAGTGGTAGGTGTGCCCTTTGTATGTTTGCCTGGAGTTGTTGAGGCGGCAAAAGGATCAAATATCAAGGTTGCCGCACAAAACATGCACTGGGAGGAAAAAGGTGCTTTTACCGGAGAAGTATCCGGACCTATGCTGGCCGAACTTGGTGTTGACTATGTTATCATAGGTCACTCCGAAAGAAGACAATACTTCGGTGAAACAGATGAAACTGTTAATAAAAAGGTACATGCGGCATTCAAATATGGCTTAAAGCCGATTATCTGCGTTGGTGAGTCCCTCACTCAAAGAGAACAGGGGGTTACCGCCGAACTGGTAAGATACCAGGTTAAGATTGCTTTGCTGGGACTTTCCGCCGAACAGGTGAAAGAGGCTGTAATAGCCTATGAACCTATCTGGGCCATTGGTACAGGAAAGACTGCTACAAATGAGCAGGCAGAAGAAGTTTGCGGCATAATAAGAGAATGCATAAAAGAGCTTTACGGTCAGGATGTTGCCGAAGCTATCAGAATTCAGTACGGCGGAAGTGTTAATGCTGCCAATGCGGCAGAACTCTTCAATATGCCGAACATCGACGGAGGCCTTGTGGGAGGCGCAAGCTTAAAGCTTGATGACTTTGAGAAAATCGCAAAGTACAACAAGTAA
- the gpmI gene encoding 2,3-bisphosphoglycerate-independent phosphoglycerate mutase: MKDKLVMLIILDGYGINPRKEGNAIEAANKPNIDRFMREYPNTIVRTSGMDVGLPDGQMGNSEVGHTNIGAGRIVYQELTRITKSIQDGDFFEKKEFLDAAENCRKHNSKLHLFGLLSDGGVHSHNTHLYGLLEFAKRQNLKDVYVHCFFDGRDVPPDSAMGYVEELENKIREIGVGEIATVMGRYYAMDRDNRWERVKLAYDAMVLGRGNQAQSAKEAVAESYKRQEFDEFVKPTVIMKNGSPVATVGENDSIIFFNFRPDRAREITRAFTEVNFSGFEREKGYFPVFFVCMTQYDKTFENVVVAFKPESLENTFGEYISKKGLRQLRIAETEKYAHVTFFFNGGVEAVYEGEDRILINSPKVATYDLKPEMSAYEVTDKVLECINKKEYDVIILNYANPDMVGHTGVFEAAKAAIEAIDECLGKVVPAVLEQNGVVLITADHGNSEQMIDYETGGPFTAHTTNPVPLIVIGLGDVKLREGRLADLAPTMLDILGFEKPKEMTGESLIVK, translated from the coding sequence ATGAAAGACAAACTTGTGATGTTGATTATTTTGGATGGTTATGGTATTAATCCGAGAAAAGAGGGAAATGCCATAGAGGCTGCAAATAAACCGAATATTGACAGGTTTATGAGGGAATATCCCAATACAATAGTTCGTACCAGCGGTATGGATGTGGGACTTCCCGACGGTCAGATGGGCAATTCCGAAGTAGGGCATACCAATATTGGTGCAGGAAGAATTGTATATCAGGAACTTACAAGGATAACCAAATCCATTCAGGACGGAGACTTTTTTGAGAAGAAAGAATTTTTGGATGCTGCCGAAAACTGCAGAAAGCACAATTCAAAGCTGCATCTCTTCGGACTTCTTTCTGACGGCGGCGTGCACAGCCACAATACCCACCTGTATGGCCTCTTGGAGTTTGCAAAAAGGCAGAATTTGAAAGATGTGTATGTTCATTGCTTCTTTGACGGCAGGGACGTTCCGCCGGACAGTGCAATGGGCTATGTGGAAGAGCTTGAAAATAAAATCAGGGAAATCGGCGTAGGTGAAATTGCCACAGTTATGGGAAGATACTACGCCATGGACCGTGACAACAGATGGGAGAGAGTAAAACTTGCCTATGATGCCATGGTTCTTGGAAGAGGAAATCAAGCCCAAAGTGCAAAAGAGGCGGTTGCAGAATCTTATAAAAGACAAGAGTTCGATGAATTTGTAAAACCCACAGTTATAATGAAAAACGGCTCTCCGGTGGCTACTGTCGGGGAAAACGACTCTATAATATTCTTTAACTTCAGGCCTGACAGAGCCAGAGAAATTACCAGGGCTTTCACGGAGGTCAATTTTTCAGGTTTTGAAAGGGAAAAAGGATATTTTCCGGTGTTCTTTGTCTGCATGACCCAGTATGACAAAACTTTTGAAAACGTTGTTGTGGCATTTAAGCCTGAAAGCCTTGAGAATACCTTTGGAGAGTATATCAGCAAGAAAGGGCTGAGACAGCTTAGAATTGCCGAAACGGAAAAATATGCCCATGTAACCTTCTTCTTTAACGGAGGTGTTGAGGCGGTATACGAAGGAGAAGACAGGATATTGATAAATTCTCCGAAAGTTGCAACATATGATTTGAAGCCTGAAATGAGTGCCTACGAGGTAACTGACAAGGTGCTTGAGTGCATAAATAAAAAGGAATATGATGTAATAATATTAAATTATGCAAATCCCGACATGGTGGGGCATACCGGAGTGTTTGAGGCGGCAAAGGCTGCAATTGAAGCCATTGACGAATGTTTGGGCAAGGTTGTTCCCGCAGTGCTTGAGCAAAACGGAGTGGTATTGATAACCGCGGATCACGGAAATTCCGAGCAGATGATAGATTATGAAACCGGAGGACCTTTCACGGCACATACAACAAATCCTGTTCCTCTCATTGTCATTGGCCTTGGAGATGTCAAGCTCAGAGAAGGAAGGCTTGCGGACCTTGCGCCGACAATGCTTGATATTTTAGGATTTGAGAAGCCTAAGGAAATGACAGGGGAATCGTTGATTGTAAAATAA
- a CDS encoding bifunctional diguanylate cyclase/phosphohydrolase gives MIKGIDNANSCWNDFQHDKKEGWLSWLGISNKESSKLFFIIASLHIIIVMVQASGKLPVGFRAVTGIFEIGISILLSYRFGYIGMSLSLITNGLAAMRLFVIARQLDMVVASEAGHLTGDLRIITDSAPGLLLNLSAARVAVMIVSIIVAYSYEQERKYINRLEWLACVDGVTGVYNHRYFQTRLGEEIEKANLRNGSLALVMIDVDNFKKYNDTHGHIAGDRLLTKTAEIFKASARQEDIVCRYGGDEFVILMPDADSKSIISMIQKIRKEFSDFLDTEEFRIHRNEISLSVGYSIYPELARNKDDLIMQADSALYQAKNMGRNNVRIYRDVFEDIKTFFNSNEQQLLGGLRALLGTVSAKDKYTLGHSERVMEYAVRIGKAMGLSSERLRLLKIAALLHDIGKVEIPESVLNKTEPLTPAEMKNLRRHPMYSVDILEPLSSIDMLIDSIKYHHERYDGKGYPTGKKGKEIPLEARILSVADAFDAMLSDRPYRKGMKINEVLAELKNNSGTQFDPETVEAFLSTFDNSDCDSHSISHSIDEAI, from the coding sequence ATGATTAAAGGAATTGACAACGCAAACAGTTGCTGGAATGATTTTCAGCATGACAAGAAAGAGGGTTGGTTGTCATGGCTGGGAATATCGAATAAAGAGTCTTCCAAATTGTTCTTTATCATTGCCTCACTTCATATAATTATTGTAATGGTTCAGGCGTCAGGTAAATTGCCTGTGGGATTTCGGGCAGTAACAGGAATATTTGAGATCGGAATTTCAATTTTATTATCCTATCGCTTTGGCTATATTGGTATGTCTTTGTCTCTGATTACTAATGGTTTGGCGGCGATGCGTCTTTTTGTCATAGCCAGACAGCTGGATATGGTGGTGGCAAGCGAAGCCGGTCATTTAACAGGTGATTTGAGAATAATAACGGACAGTGCTCCGGGGCTTCTTCTGAATTTATCGGCGGCAAGGGTTGCTGTAATGATAGTGTCAATAATTGTAGCATACTCCTATGAACAGGAACGCAAATACATAAACAGACTGGAGTGGCTGGCCTGTGTTGACGGAGTTACCGGAGTGTACAACCATAGATACTTCCAGACAAGACTTGGGGAAGAAATTGAGAAAGCAAATTTAAGAAATGGTTCTTTGGCCTTGGTAATGATTGATGTGGATAATTTTAAAAAATATAACGACACCCATGGTCATATAGCAGGAGACAGGCTTCTTACGAAGACTGCCGAAATATTTAAGGCAAGTGCAAGACAAGAGGATATTGTCTGTAGATACGGAGGAGATGAATTTGTCATATTAATGCCCGATGCCGATTCTAAAAGCATTATTTCCATGATTCAAAAAATAAGAAAAGAATTTTCAGACTTTTTGGACACCGAAGAGTTTAGAATACATAGAAATGAGATCAGCCTGTCCGTTGGATATTCTATATATCCGGAGCTTGCACGAAACAAAGACGATTTGATTATGCAAGCCGACAGTGCCCTTTATCAGGCGAAAAACATGGGAAGGAACAACGTGAGAATCTACAGGGATGTTTTTGAGGATATAAAGACATTTTTCAACTCAAACGAACAGCAGCTGCTGGGAGGACTGAGAGCCCTTTTAGGTACGGTATCGGCGAAAGACAAGTATACCCTGGGACATTCGGAACGTGTCATGGAATATGCCGTAAGGATTGGAAAGGCCATGGGGCTTAGCAGCGAAAGGCTGCGTCTTCTTAAAATAGCCGCTCTGCTTCATGATATAGGCAAAGTGGAAATTCCCGAATCCGTGTTGAACAAAACCGAGCCCCTGACCCCTGCAGAGATGAAAAATCTGCGGAGGCATCCGATGTATAGTGTTGATATATTGGAACCCTTGTCCAGTATTGACATGCTGATTGATTCCATAAAATATCATCATGAAAGGTATGACGGCAAAGGATACCCTACCGGGAAGAAGGGTAAGGAAATACCGCTTGAAGCCCGGATTTTATCTGTGGCGGATGCCTTTGACGCTATGTTGTCCGACCGTCCCTATAGAAAAGGAATGAAAATAAATGAAGTACTGGCTGAGTTGAAAAACAATTCCGGTACACAGTTTGATCCTGAAACAGTGGAAGCCTTTCTCAGCACTTTTGATAATTCTGACTGTGACAGTCATAGTATTAGTCATAGCATTGATGAAGCAATTTAA
- the eno gene encoding phosphopyruvate hydratase, translating into MKQYLEIESVFAREILDSRGNPTVEVEVIAEGGFVGRAAVPSGASTGAFEAVELRDNDKNRYLGKGVQKAVENVNNIIAPEVEGMNVFDQAAVDNLMISLDGTPNKSKLGANAILGVSLATAKAAAEALGLSLYQYIGGVNAKTLPVPMMNIINGGKHADNSVNIQEFMIMPVGASSFRHALQMCAEVFHNLKKVLKDKGYSTAVGDEGGFAPNLKTDEEAIQVILEAVEKAGYKPGDDFRLAIDAASTEMYQEDGTYLFWKSGVKKTKEEMINYWEELVNKYPIISLEDGVAEEDWEGWKMLTERLGKRIQLVGDDLFVTNTTRLKKGIELGVANSILIKVNQIGTLTETLDAIEMANRAGYTAVVSHRSGETEDATIADIAVATNAGQIKTGAPSRTDRVAKYNQLLRIEEEIGAVSRYPGLDAWFNLKKK; encoded by the coding sequence ATGAAACAGTACTTGGAAATTGAGAGCGTATTTGCGAGAGAAATACTTGATTCAAGGGGTAATCCCACAGTAGAGGTGGAGGTTATAGCAGAAGGCGGATTTGTAGGCAGAGCGGCAGTTCCGTCAGGTGCATCCACAGGAGCTTTTGAAGCCGTAGAACTGAGGGACAACGACAAAAACAGATATTTGGGCAAAGGTGTCCAGAAAGCAGTGGAAAACGTAAACAATATTATTGCGCCTGAAGTGGAAGGCATGAATGTGTTTGACCAGGCGGCTGTTGACAACCTCATGATAAGCCTGGACGGTACTCCAAACAAGTCAAAGCTCGGTGCCAATGCCATCCTGGGAGTTTCCCTTGCGACAGCAAAAGCTGCTGCTGAAGCTCTTGGGTTAAGCCTTTACCAATATATCGGAGGAGTAAATGCAAAGACCCTTCCGGTACCTATGATGAACATCATAAACGGAGGAAAACACGCCGACAACAGTGTAAATATCCAGGAGTTTATGATAATGCCGGTGGGTGCTTCTTCCTTCAGACATGCACTTCAAATGTGCGCAGAAGTTTTCCATAACCTGAAGAAAGTGTTAAAGGATAAAGGTTACAGTACGGCTGTGGGAGACGAAGGAGGATTTGCTCCGAATCTTAAAACTGATGAAGAGGCAATCCAGGTTATATTGGAAGCTGTTGAGAAAGCGGGCTACAAACCGGGTGATGATTTCAGACTCGCAATAGACGCTGCTTCCACGGAAATGTACCAGGAAGACGGAACATATCTTTTCTGGAAATCCGGTGTGAAAAAGACAAAAGAGGAAATGATAAACTACTGGGAAGAGCTTGTTAATAAATACCCGATTATTTCTCTGGAAGACGGTGTTGCGGAAGAAGACTGGGAAGGCTGGAAAATGCTTACCGAAAGACTCGGAAAAAGAATTCAGCTTGTGGGAGACGACCTCTTTGTTACAAACACAACCAGACTTAAAAAAGGTATAGAATTGGGAGTTGCCAATTCCATACTTATTAAAGTAAACCAAATAGGAACTCTTACTGAAACCCTTGATGCCATAGAAATGGCAAACCGTGCGGGATATACCGCAGTTGTATCCCACAGATCGGGAGAGACTGAAGATGCAACAATTGCGGACATAGCTGTGGCAACCAATGCCGGACAGATAAAGACCGGAGCTCCCTCAAGAACTGACCGTGTGGCAAAATACAATCAGCTGTTAAGAATAGAGGAAGAAATAGGAGCAGTCAGCCGTTATCCCGGACTTGATGCCTGGTTCAACCTTAAAAAGAAATAA
- the secG gene encoding preprotein translocase subunit SecG produces MQIAVTILHLIFSISLIVIVLLQSGRRAGLSGSIAGGAETFFGKNKGRTIDAILGKYTAVAAIGFLITSVVLQLIINSK; encoded by the coding sequence ATGCAAATAGCAGTTACTATTTTACATTTGATTTTCTCAATATCGCTGATTGTCATTGTGTTGCTCCAGTCAGGCAGACGTGCAGGATTGTCGGGTTCTATTGCCGGCGGTGCTGAGACTTTTTTTGGAAAGAACAAAGGAAGGACTATTGATGCTATTTTAGGTAAATATACAGCAGTTGCGGCCATAGGATTTTTGATTACTTCAGTTGTGCTGCAGCTTATTATAAATTCCAAATAA